In Tistrella mobilis, the genomic window GCAAGATAGCGCTCCAGCGCATAGCGCACCACAACCGCAACGCAGACCGCCGCCGGCAGGGCCACCAGCACGCCCACCAGCCCGAACAGCGCGCCGCCGACCATCAGGGCGAAGATGATCCAGACCGGGTGCAGCCCCACGCGATTGCCGACCAGCGGCGGCTGCAGCAGGGTCTCGATCCCCTGCCCGGCCAGGAAGATCGCGCCCGCCGCGATCACATGCCAGTCGGTGCCGAACTGAAGCAGCGAAAAGCCGACCGACAGAGCGAAGCCGCTGATGAAGCCGACAAACGGCACAAAGGACAGGATACCCGCCGCCATGCCGACCGGTACCGCCAGATCCAGCCCGATGGTCACCAGACCCAGCGAATACCAGGTACCGAGGATCAGGCAGAGCAGTGTCTGGCCGCGGACCAGGCCGGCGATGCCGCGATCCATGTCGCGGGCCAGCCGTCGCACCACATCGCGACCGGTCACCGGCACCCAGCCATCGATCCGTGCCATCATCGCGTCCCAGTCGCGCAGCAGATAGAAGCTGACCACCGGGGTGATCAGGATCAGCGAGACCAGATTCGCGATCGACATCACCGAATTCATCACGCCCTTGAGCACGTCGGCGATCATGCCGGCCGCACGGGACCCCTCCCCCTCGGCCGAGGTGAACATCGCCTGGATGCGATCCGCCACTTCGGGCGGCAGTCGACGCCAGAGCAGATCCAGCTGCGGCAGAACCTCTTCACGTACTGCCTTGATGTAGTCCGGCAGCTTGTCGATGAAGGTACTGATCCGGGTCTGGATATAGGGGGCGAGCACGGCAATCCCGATCACGATCACGCCGAAGAACATGATCGTCACCAGCCAGGTGGATGCCATGCGCCCCAGGCCGGCACGTTCGATGCGATCGACCACGGGGTCGAGGAAATAGGCAACCAGAAGCCCCGCCACGAAGGGCAGAAGTACGCCCCCCAGCAGCCACAGGCTGCCGATCAGCACCACGATGAAGGCGGCCCAGAACAGGGTGCGTGCACTACGGCTCATCCGGTCTCCCTTCGGATCGTCAGGACGGCGGTCGGCCGTCGGCGTCATCGCGAGGCTCGTGATCATGCGTGCGGGCATGGGACAGCCAGCGCCCCAGATAGCCCGCCCCGGATGTCAGGGTGGTGGCTGCCACCACCAGCATCAGCAATTCCGTCACCGTCCGCCAGTGACGTTCATCGGTCGGACCGTGACCGGGCAGGATCATCGCCGTCATGGCCATGACCATGAGCGCGAGCCCGATCTGGGCTGCGGTATTGATCTTGCTGGCCCGCGAGGGGGCGATGGCGAAGGGCTGGCCCATGGTCTGGCCCAGCATCACCGCCCCCATGATCAAC contains:
- a CDS encoding CDP-alcohol phosphatidyltransferase family protein, translating into MAPDLRQLPNLITTARILMVPVVIWLILKGMVAEAFWIFLLAGFSDGLDGWIAKRFDAKTELGAWLDPIADKLLIAGTFIALGWQNLVPAWLVMLVASRDVLIMGAVMLGQTMGQPFAIAPSRASKINTAAQIGLALMVMAMTAMILPGHGPTDERHWRTVTELLMLVVAATTLTSGAGYLGRWLSHARTHDHEPRDDADGRPPS
- a CDS encoding AI-2E family transporter, coding for MSRSARTLFWAAFIVVLIGSLWLLGGVLLPFVAGLLVAYFLDPVVDRIERAGLGRMASTWLVTIMFFGVIVIGIAVLAPYIQTRISTFIDKLPDYIKAVREEVLPQLDLLWRRLPPEVADRIQAMFTSAEGEGSRAAGMIADVLKGVMNSVMSIANLVSLILITPVVSFYLLRDWDAMMARIDGWVPVTGRDVVRRLARDMDRGIAGLVRGQTLLCLILGTWYSLGLVTIGLDLAVPVGMAAGILSFVPFVGFISGFALSVGFSLLQFGTDWHVIAAGAIFLAGQGIETLLQPPLVGNRVGLHPVWIIFALMVGGALFGLVGVLVALPAAVCVAVVVRYALERYLASALYDPRPAVDATVIDATGAPDACSTDAPEAGR